The genomic interval TCTACAGTAGCCATTACTGGGGCAGTTACATCCCTCTTTGCAGCAACAATCGCCATTGTCCAGAATGATATAAAGAGGATAATCGCATACTCCACGATAAGTCACCTCGGAATGATGTTCGCTGCCTGTGGTGTTGGCGCATATGCTGCAGGGGTTTTTCACCTCTACACCCATGCATTCTTCAAGGCACTTCTCTTCCTCTGTGCTGGCAGTGTCATCCATGCCATCCACCATAATGATATCCAGAGAATGGGTGGTTTCAAAAAATACCTGCCGATTACCTATATTACAATGTTTATCGCTGCATTAAGCGCTGGAGGTGTTCCGGGTTTTTCAGGGTTCTTCAGCAAGGATGAGATAGTATGGTCTGCCTATGCCTCTGGTACTGGTGTAGGAAAGTTTGTATGGGTCGTTGTGACTGCTGTTGCATTTTTTACACCTTTTTACTCATTCAGGCTGATATTCCTTACATTCCATGGAAAATTCCGTGGAACCCGTGAGGAAGAACATCACCTTCACGAGTCTCCAGGGGTTATGACAATACCGCTTATGTTACTGGCAGTGGGTGCTGTTGTTGCAGGGTGGGTCGGGATTCCCCCTCTACTCGGAGGAGGTGCACAATTTGCTGAGTTCTTAAAGCCTGTGCTTGGGTATCCTGAGGCCCATGGCACACATGCCGAAGAATGGGCGATAATGGGCCTTTCGACAGTTATAGCGATTTCCGGGATCGTGATTGCTGCAATATGGTATCTCTTAAAGACAGAAATACCCGTAAGGCTTGCAGAGGGGTTTAGCAACATCTACAGGACACTTTATAACAAATACTATGTGGACGAATTTTATAGTTTCATTATTGTGAGGCCTACATTCTGGATTGCGAATAATGTCCTTGAGGGCTTCACGGATGCAAAGATAATAGAAGGGGTAGTGAATGGAGTCCCTAAATCAATAGGTGTGTTCAGTGAGAAATTGAGGAAGATACAGACCGGGTTTGTGCATCATTATGCAATCATAATGGCTGCCGGGGTCTTCCTGATAATAGCAGTGATGTTAT from Nitrospirota bacterium carries:
- the nuoL gene encoding NADH-quinone oxidoreductase subunit L, coding for MENYLLIPFLPLAAFVINILFGRKYIKDRAHWVSCLAVIGSFVVSVITLSDAISGKTINEDLYTWIVSDKFKVSVGFLIDQLTAVMLIVVTGVGSLIHIYSIGYMHGDRGYYRFFAYLSLFTFSMLMLVMANNFLLLYFGWEAVGLCSYFLIGYWFEKKSASDAGKKAFITCRFGDFGFGLGVILIFLFFGTLHYAPVFGGVNDFVGQKVNFLGLEADLITLIALLLFCGAVGKSAQIPLHVWLPDAMEGPTPVSALIHAATMVTAGVFMVARCSPIFNLSEVAMSTVAITGAVTSLFAATIAIVQNDIKRIIAYSTISHLGMMFAACGVGAYAAGVFHLYTHAFFKALLFLCAGSVIHAIHHNDIQRMGGFKKYLPITYITMFIAALSAGGVPGFSGFFSKDEIVWSAYASGTGVGKFVWVVVTAVAFFTPFYSFRLIFLTFHGKFRGTREEEHHLHESPGVMTIPLMLLAVGAVVAGWVGIPPLLGGGAQFAEFLKPVLGYPEAHGTHAEEWAIMGLSTVIAISGIVIAAIWYLLKTEIPVRLAEGFSNIYRTLYNKYYVDEFYSFIIVRPTFWIANNVLEGFTDAKIIEGVVNGVPKSIGVFSEKLRKIQTGFVHHYAIIMAAGVFLIIAVMLLL